Sequence from the Coturnix japonica isolate 7356 chromosome Z, Coturnix japonica 2.1, whole genome shotgun sequence genome:
ATCACATTGAAAAATGCTTCGCAGACCAAAGCGTGCGCTCCCAGAGACGAAGGCCTCGCAACTCTCACCTCAGCATCAACAAATACTTCAAATCCATCCACAGCTTCCTCCAGCACAACAACTACAATGCCTGTACCTGGGACCATGTCCGCCTCCAGGCTCAAGACTGCTTCCGACACCTGGACACACTCATACGACAGATGAAAAGTCAAGCTCCTCTCACAACCCATTCCAAACGTCTCAACACCCAGTGACTGTCCCCAGCCAACAGCAATGGCCACCTATCAAGAGGAACCCGCCACAGCACTATTCACTCAGCCTTCCTCCACCCAATGGCTGCAGCAACTGGGACACAGGCATGACTGAGCCCAGCCCATTGGCATCATGTCACGGACTGAGCCTGGCGATGGCACAGCCCATCCTGCCACAGCACCTCGCCCACACCACAACCCAAACTTGTTTGGAATGGGAGGATGAAGTCTTTGCGATGCTGCACACCTGGGAGAGTGGGGATAGGATCAGCATTTACTTCTGAGGAAGTCTTGTAGACAGCCTCCCCTGATGGAGGGGGAAGGTCTCAATGGACACTGTTGTACTTGCACAGGCTGATGACTTGCTATTTATGACAgcactttatttatttgcctatTTGTccctcattctttttttattattatttatttatatttattaattggttcacttatttattcttttttttttttaatggaaataaagacttgatattaaaaaaaacaaaaagaccccGTCATTCTGTacacatgcacagaaaaagGCAGGCTTCCTACCCATGGGCAGAGATTAGCCTCCTGacagctccaggctgctgaCCGCTATCATGGACCACATGGCTTCAGGAGAGCAGCACATCCATGTACCCACTGACCCCAGGCGCTTCTCCCGCGGCAACAAGACCCCAGCAGTGCATGCCCACCACAACCACATATAACCACTTACGTTAGAAAAAAACCTCTACAAGTCCATATGCTACTCTAGAAATACTAAGTTCAACATTAAGCCATAgacataaaacattttatattacCTCGGCCACACCTAgtgagaaggaaatgttttggGCTGCAtataacataaaatatataaataatgtatataagtaacaaaacttaataaaaaatattttattcctaaAACATGCAACAAAACCAGTGGGATATCTGATATTTTCGGTGAAACTAGTGCACCAGTGTCGTTCAATGGAAGTGACCTCAATTTCTAGTGAGTTCTCAATACATTTGTCagatttttaacaaaattttaCTGTTTAGACTTAAACCTTGAAAACAGTTCACAACTCTAGGTACTGCCAGAAGCAACAACATGAATGTGGTGTGAATGGGAAATGCTATTAACACTGTTAATAGCATTTAGTTAATAGTTAAGCTATTAACACTGAACTGACCCAACACTGTAACCCCAACATGTACTGGATACAGCAGAGGTATTTACTGCTAACAGCACACAAACATTTGGCTGCAGCACAAACTGCGTGAAGGGCCAGGCCACACCACTCAGTGTGGAAGAGTCATGGCTGTGACTGTGGGAGGCACGGGTAAAGCTGCAGGATAGTCTAGACTCCCATTCATACCAATCACACCTgtgaaaaacaatttaaaaatatttaaccaAAACATCCCATGGAATATTGCTGGAACAGGCCAACCTGTATAACCACATCATGCATAGAAGATGATGACTACAAAATCACACCAGTCCCTATTCAAAAACATGCAATAAGTAACAAGCTCTCAACAGACAATCGAAATCTCTAGGCTATTTAACACCAACAGATTCAACCACCGTTTTGAACAGATTCTCTATAGACCAAAAACCATCAGCTTCATAGATATACTTGGAAAATGCAACCTGAACCCATATCCCAAAGCCACTGCTCTTCAACAATTTCATCAGCAACACAGGTGACAGAATCCactgcaccctcagcaagtttgcagactTCACGCCCCAAGCTGAGCCATGCAGCTGACACGGCAGAAGGAATGtgttccttcctccttttcattAAAGCGGTGGATGGAGTTTCTCATCTTTATTTGGGGGCCCCTTTCCACCGGGACTTTGCCCTGTCGCGTTGACTTTCTGACAGGGCGCATGACGGTACTTATGCAGCCCCGCGAGGCGTGGGAGGAGCGCACAAGTTGAACTCCCACCCTCCCCAAAACTGCTTCTGTTGATGACGTGTGGTAGGGGGTGTCAGTTGTCCTAgttctgctccctcccagctcctcgCGCCTTTTGCTGGCAATGGCTATGGCCCTGTGCAGCACCGCTTGGCAGCACGAGTAAGCGTCGGAGTGTTACCAGcgttgtttttctcctagaaccaagGCACCGCATTCGATGGCCAGAGCGCTCTGAACGGAAGGCATTCTATTCCCAGCAACTGACAAGGTAAGACGTAGCGCTAATCCAAATGCATGCATGCTGTCCCGGTTGTACTACCCAGAGGGGGCGGTAGCGTGCCAAGTCAGGTGCATTCCCCTCCCCACGTAGCGCCCCGTCTTGTGATAAGGGCCTGTTTAAAGATTCCACTGCTAGCTTCCCATCTCTTAGCTCTCTTGTCTCCTTCCTCgtctctgcctttctcttctctgcttccccAAGATAGCTCTGCCTCCCCGTAGAGCTGAGGCTTTTGGGTTTCTCTTTGTGGGATGAGAGTGTGACAGGATTTGCGTGAAGAGTCAACCGCTGCGGTCATACGCCGCCTTCGTGTTTCTCCCGTCGTGGGTTCTCAAGACGCGAGTCAAGTGTGGGGCTAATTTTCACACGAATGAGGCACAAAGCCGTCACTTGCTTGGCAATGTACTGCTgtggacccccccccaattttcGGAAGGCTTCCATTGTGCTGAAAAAAGGGGGGTGATCAGCTTATCCCTTCGAGCTCGTTAGCCATAAACCTCGGTACGGTAGCGTGCCCGCGGGTGTCCCTCCTTGGCTGCTTTTTGTGCCGAACTCGTGGATGTCCGTCCACCGTCAGGGCTGACGCGAGTTTTCAAAGGTGCGAGGCGATTCAACCCCGCCCGTGTCCGGCTGGGCTCTGAGAGATCGGCTGGTGGGGTCCCCCCGACAGGGGCTTGTGAGATTGAGCGAAAGGAGGCAGTGGCAGGCAGTTTTGTAAAGAGAACTTTTATTTTGTCGggaataataaaagaataaataggTGAATAAATAGGCGTTTGTATAAATAGTTGAATAAATAGATAAGTAGGAAGAGGGTGGGAGGTGCGTTTGGGGCTAAAGTGCGCGTGTTTGCCTGTGAGGTTGTTGATGCGCCGGAACCATTCACGAGCTTGCAGGAGGACGAGGTCCCAGGCGCAGTCGCTGTAGTCGTTATCGCTGAGGAAGGTGCGGAGGCAGCTGAAGTGTTTGCTGATGGTGAGGTGAAGGTTTCGAGGCCGTCGTGTCCGGGAGCGCGTGTCgctgtttttttccaggcacTGCTCGAGGTGCTGGGTGTAGCGCTGGATGTGGCTGAGGAGGCTTTGGCGTTGGCTTTCGATCCAGTGGGGTGGAGTGCTTGGTCCGCTGAGGATACTGAAGAGGTCCTGAAGAATGTCGTGGGTGGTTTTTGTCAGTTTGCCAGATGTTGCTGGTGTCCAGGGATGGTGTCGTTTGAGGGGGCAGGGAGCGGGGGCGGACGTCGGGCGTGCTGGTGCGAGCGAGTGGCGTGGAGGCGAGTGGTGCGGGCGCCTAGGTGGGTGAGCGTGTCGCGGAGAGAAGGGTGGGGGCGAAGGTGGGCTGCAGGCGGAGGCGTGGCGTGGTGGGCGAGAGCTTTCAGAAGGAGCGTGAGGAGCAGGATGGCCGGTGTACGGCCCGGTGGTGGCGTTGGCGGTGGCGAGGCAGCAGGGATGGTGGTGCGGACGTGGCGTTGTCTGCGGAGGAGCCTCGGTGGGCTTCAGCGCGGTGGCGGTGCCGGTGGTGGCAGCGGTCTGTGTGCTGCGCCCGCAGATGGAGGCCGGTCGTTTTATCGTTAGCGATGTGGCATCTTTCCCTTCTCGCTTTCCTGGTTTTTTGCCGAGAGATTTGCACCGGGCCTTTTCAACTTTTGGATTGGTTTTGTGGTCTGCGAGCAAGTGGcttggctgtgtgctgggggcgGTTTGGTGGAGGTGCTTGTCCGCGGTGTGTTTTTGGGGTGGCTGCTGCAAGGCTTGGGAA
This genomic interval carries:
- the LOC107305745 gene encoding LOW QUALITY PROTEIN: interferon type B-like (The sequence of the model RefSeq protein was modified relative to this genomic sequence to represent the inferred CDS: deleted 2 bases in 1 codon), which translates into the protein MKIYQAAAQHNTSPSKAMPTKPQTPGRHSILLLLLFLPASTIASACSHLRPQDATFSRDSLQLLKNAAPPPPQPCPQENVPLPFPETLLESKDKKQAAITTLLILQHLFNLLSSPRTPAHWIDHAHHSLLNKIQHYTHHIEKCFADQSVRSQRRRPRNSHLSINKYFKSIHSFLQHNNYNACTWDHVRLQAQDCFRHLDTLIRQMKSQASHNPFQTSQHPVTVPSQQQWPPIKRNPPQHYSLSLPPPNGCSNWDTGMTEPSPLASCHGLSLAMAQPILPQHLAHTTTQTCLEWEDEVFAMLHTWESGDRISIYF